From a single Streptomyces sp. NBC_00377 genomic region:
- a CDS encoding SDR family oxidoreductase: MSESQAVRSQEPPLIAVIGAAGLCGTYVLKAALLAPFRVRAVVHGPAGRERVAALGVDDIVEADLAKPDGIRQALENADSVFMIPPAFHPEEDVLSTRALEAAEHAGARRFVYLSVLHPHTPGLRHHLRKANAEAAVRASRLNWTILQPSMFAQIVLSTWGRAPAGPVGVPFNVDNVFSFIDLRDLGEAGVKVLAEKVHDSATYELAGPALTLAQAVRFAGRTRGVDLEARTVDWADAPLPPGVADSASRASDMRAMWQDYDRHSLRGNSNVLWMLLGRAPASFMEAATAFAARD, from the coding sequence GTGTCCGAATCACAAGCCGTACGCAGTCAGGAGCCGCCCCTGATCGCGGTGATCGGGGCGGCCGGGCTCTGCGGTACGTACGTGCTGAAGGCCGCGCTGCTAGCCCCATTCAGGGTCCGGGCCGTGGTGCACGGCCCGGCAGGGCGGGAACGAGTGGCTGCCCTGGGCGTGGACGACATCGTCGAGGCCGACCTGGCGAAGCCGGACGGCATCCGTCAGGCGCTGGAGAACGCGGACTCCGTGTTCATGATCCCGCCGGCGTTCCACCCGGAGGAAGACGTGCTCTCGACGAGGGCGCTCGAGGCGGCTGAGCACGCGGGCGCCCGCCGGTTCGTGTACCTGTCCGTCCTCCACCCGCACACCCCCGGGCTGCGCCACCACCTGCGCAAGGCGAACGCCGAGGCCGCCGTGCGGGCCTCGCGGCTGAACTGGACGATCCTCCAGCCCTCGATGTTCGCGCAGATCGTCCTGTCGACGTGGGGGAGGGCTCCGGCCGGCCCCGTCGGGGTGCCGTTCAACGTCGACAACGTGTTCTCGTTCATCGACTTGCGCGACCTCGGGGAAGCCGGCGTCAAGGTGCTTGCCGAGAAAGTCCACGACTCGGCGACCTACGAACTCGCGGGACCCGCTCTGACGTTGGCCCAGGCGGTGCGCTTCGCCGGGCGCACGCGAGGAGTGGATCTGGAGGCGAGGACGGTGGACTGGGCGGATGCACCGCTCCCGCCGGGAGTGGCCGACTCCGCCTCCCGGGCCTCGGACATGCGCGCCATGTGGCAGGACTATGACCGGCACAGCCTGCGCGGCAACAGCAACGTCCTGTGGATGCTGCTCGGCCGTGCACCCGCGTCCTTCATGGAAGCGGCCACCGCGTTCGCCGCGCGAGACTGA
- a CDS encoding alcohol dehydrogenase catalytic domain-containing protein: MATMLALRAHQGAEALVLGEVPVPEPGPLDVVVKVASAGLAPGIMRLLRMGALKHLPTTLGHEAAGVVSAVGRDVTGHAAGDRVRVHPLLNCRECEYCRTDRDMMCPQQAMLGHAAFGDAPMPLYEQYHDGGLAEYVRVPHWLTDSLPDSVGFDVAAKVQDLANAVRALKCADLPERATLVVTAATGTMGTATVKLAEHFGVARLILVGRDSERLHRVAGLAGGVPAGVVALDELPDNWSTDGTLTRRLRELAPEGAHAVIDFIPEGPALGQTMAGMATGGTLVHMGGNSTPLSLPAIALMMHCWRFVATRACTRQDTTDVLRLLATGALTADELITHRFPLTEALKAMDAIEQRVDDPMWMTVINP; this comes from the coding sequence ATGGCCACGATGCTTGCCCTGCGAGCGCACCAGGGCGCCGAAGCGCTCGTCCTGGGGGAAGTGCCCGTCCCCGAGCCAGGTCCGCTCGACGTGGTCGTGAAGGTCGCCTCCGCCGGCCTGGCGCCGGGCATCATGCGCCTGCTTCGGATGGGAGCGCTCAAGCACCTGCCCACCACACTCGGCCACGAGGCCGCAGGCGTCGTCTCCGCCGTCGGCCGGGACGTCACCGGCCACGCGGCCGGCGACCGGGTGCGGGTGCACCCCCTGCTGAACTGCCGTGAGTGCGAGTACTGCCGTACCGACCGGGACATGATGTGCCCCCAGCAGGCCATGCTCGGTCACGCCGCCTTCGGCGATGCCCCGATGCCCCTGTACGAGCAGTACCACGACGGCGGACTCGCGGAATACGTCCGTGTCCCGCACTGGCTGACCGATTCCCTGCCGGACTCCGTCGGCTTCGACGTCGCGGCCAAGGTTCAGGATCTGGCCAACGCCGTGCGCGCACTCAAGTGCGCGGACCTGCCGGAACGGGCCACCCTCGTGGTCACCGCCGCGACCGGCACCATGGGAACCGCGACGGTCAAACTCGCGGAGCATTTCGGAGTCGCCCGTCTGATCCTCGTCGGCCGCGACAGCGAGCGCCTCCACCGCGTCGCCGGGCTCGCCGGCGGCGTACCGGCCGGTGTCGTCGCACTCGACGAACTCCCTGACAACTGGTCGACCGACGGCACTCTCACCCGTCGGCTGCGCGAGCTGGCACCCGAGGGAGCCCATGCCGTCATCGACTTCATCCCGGAGGGCCCCGCCCTCGGCCAGACCATGGCCGGCATGGCCACCGGCGGCACACTCGTGCACATGGGCGGTAACTCCACCCCGCTGTCGCTCCCCGCCATCGCCCTGATGATGCATTGCTGGCGCTTCGTCGCCACTCGCGCGTGCACCCGCCAGGACACGACGGATGTGCTGCGTCTGCTCGCGACGGGCGCCCTCACCGCCGACGAGCTCATCACCCATCGGTTCCCGCTCACCGAAGCGCTCAAGGCCATGGACGCCATAGAGCAACGGGTCGACGACCCGATGTGGATGACCGTGATCAATCCCTGA
- a CDS encoding TetR-like C-terminal domain-containing protein produces the protein MRRADVRKKRGKEEILRRGQLNGELRMGIDRELAIDMFVGPLLIRTLVRHDPDLPAGLPEEIVGTVLHGLRPVSSPRS, from the coding sequence ATCCGGCGCGCCGACGTGAGAAAGAAACGCGGAAAGGAGGAGATCCTCCGGCGAGGCCAGCTGAACGGGGAACTCCGTATGGGCATCGACCGGGAACTGGCCATCGACATGTTCGTCGGTCCACTGCTCATCCGCACGTTGGTACGCCACGACCCCGACCTCCCGGCTGGGCTGCCCGAAGAGATCGTCGGCACCGTCCTCCATGGCCTACGGCCTGTCAGCTCCCCACGCAGTTGA
- a CDS encoding FAD-dependent monooxygenase, whose amino-acid sequence MYNPLTPEGPAFLSKFSFVPLLARTAGELPGVEIRYGTRLETMEQDSKGVLAVVRDLASGATETLTGTYLVACDGGRSGIRRALGIEFEGMFAQGHNFAVHFRSPQLLDLLRERLGGPAVQIHTLSSVRRPYITVVNGVDEWRLSVYLDEEPDPDDAVAWIRDAVGAPIDVEILAAQPWSGHCVVARTYREGRVFLAGDAAHLLWPKGGFGANTGIGDAVDLGWKLAATFQGWGGPALLDSYEKERRPVAVRNVTEASSNWRADAGLVPDPVLDRMDAEGERLRRELGEEIRRSRAKEFRCTGVQLGYRYSGSPICVPDGSPEPPDEPDEYVPSTWPGCRAPHVWLPDGSSVLDHFGHGFTLVVSGSADPTPLVQAARRCHVPLTVLSLADPAAAELYERPLVLVRPDGHVGWRGRLAPADPVAVLDMLRGATFPPPDAQAPGAARTVSAGVGTHLV is encoded by the coding sequence GTGTACAACCCGCTGACGCCGGAAGGTCCCGCGTTCCTGTCCAAGTTCTCCTTCGTGCCGTTGCTCGCACGCACAGCCGGTGAACTGCCGGGAGTCGAGATCAGGTACGGCACCCGCCTGGAGACGATGGAACAGGACTCCAAGGGTGTCCTGGCCGTGGTGCGCGACCTGGCGAGCGGTGCCACCGAGACGCTGACCGGCACCTACCTGGTGGCCTGCGACGGAGGCCGCAGCGGCATACGTCGGGCGCTCGGCATCGAGTTCGAGGGCATGTTCGCCCAGGGGCACAACTTCGCTGTGCACTTCCGTTCGCCGCAGCTGCTGGACCTGCTGCGGGAGCGGCTGGGCGGCCCAGCGGTGCAGATCCACACCCTGTCGTCGGTGCGCAGGCCGTACATCACGGTCGTCAACGGCGTGGACGAGTGGCGGCTCTCGGTCTACCTGGACGAGGAGCCCGACCCCGACGACGCGGTCGCCTGGATACGCGACGCCGTCGGTGCGCCGATCGACGTGGAGATCCTCGCAGCGCAGCCCTGGAGTGGACACTGCGTCGTGGCCCGCACCTACCGTGAGGGGCGCGTGTTCCTCGCGGGAGACGCCGCGCATCTGCTCTGGCCCAAGGGAGGCTTCGGCGCCAACACCGGGATCGGCGACGCCGTGGACCTCGGCTGGAAGCTCGCCGCGACCTTCCAAGGATGGGGAGGCCCGGCGCTCCTGGACAGCTACGAGAAGGAGCGGCGGCCCGTCGCCGTCCGCAACGTCACGGAAGCCTCCAGCAACTGGAGGGCCGACGCGGGGCTCGTCCCCGATCCAGTGCTCGACCGCATGGACGCGGAAGGCGAACGGCTCCGACGTGAGCTGGGCGAGGAGATCCGCCGGTCCCGGGCCAAGGAGTTCCGCTGCACGGGCGTCCAGCTCGGATACCGTTACAGCGGTTCCCCGATCTGCGTGCCGGACGGAAGTCCGGAGCCGCCCGACGAGCCGGACGAGTACGTACCGTCGACGTGGCCCGGCTGCCGCGCACCGCACGTCTGGCTGCCCGACGGCAGTTCGGTCCTCGACCACTTCGGGCATGGGTTCACGCTCGTGGTCTCGGGTTCCGCGGACCCGACGCCGCTGGTGCAGGCCGCCCGCCGGTGTCATGTGCCGTTGACGGTGTTGAGCCTCGCCGACCCGGCCGCCGCAGAGCTGTACGAGCGGCCGCTCGTCCTCGTCCGCCCGGACGGCCACGTCGGCTGGCGGGGTCGGCTGGCTCCCGCGGATCCCGTCGCTGTGCTCGACATGCTGCGCGGGGCGACGTTCCCGCCTCCGGACGCGCAAGCGCCCGGAGCGGCGCGGACGGTGTCAGCGGGAGTCGGTACTCACCTCGTCTGA
- a CDS encoding TetR/AcrR family transcriptional regulator → MPRNRQQIPREERTGDLLAAATELFLSKGYDKTTMADISSAAGVARGNVYWYFDSKDHIFAAVMNRMLSREIRILNEEQAGADPLSRLVRGLSDMRYSRPLHQAMHDRLPHSEAVREAHNTS, encoded by the coding sequence ATGCCGCGGAACCGCCAACAGATCCCCCGGGAGGAGCGCACGGGTGATCTGCTAGCCGCGGCCACCGAGCTCTTTCTCTCGAAGGGCTACGACAAGACCACGATGGCGGACATCAGTTCCGCCGCGGGCGTGGCCCGGGGCAACGTCTATTGGTACTTCGACTCCAAGGACCACATCTTCGCCGCCGTCATGAACCGCATGCTCAGTCGCGAGATCCGCATCCTCAACGAGGAGCAGGCCGGTGCCGACCCACTGAGCCGCCTGGTGCGCGGGCTGTCCGACATGCGCTATTCCCGTCCGCTGCACCAGGCCATGCACGACCGGCTTCCTCATTCGGAGGCAGTCCGCGAGGCCCACAACACCTCCTGA